In Snodgrassella alvi wkB2, the DNA window CACAGATTAAAAGTCTGGACAATTTACGCTATACGCCAGCCGGTTTGCCGGTTCTGACCATGTGGCTTACCCATGAGTCATGGCAAACGGAACTGCAACAGCAGTATCTGGCAAAAGTAGAAATTCAGGCGAAAGCACTGGGTGATTTAGCTGAAAACTGGTCGTATCAGCCGGGAAATATGGTCGAAGTCAGCGGATTTCTCAGCCAGAAAGGTATATACCACTCCCGTCCGGTACTGCATATCCAACAAATTCGTGAATATAAAGGTTAAACGACATGGCTCGTCAATCATTCAAACGTAGAAAATTTTGCCGCTTTACTGCGGAAGGTATCAAACAAGTAGACTATAAAGCAGTTGATTTGTTAAAAGATTTTATTACTGAAAATGGTAAAATCATTCCGGCACGCATTACCGGAACCAAAGCACATTACCAGCGTCAGCTGTCTACAGCGGTAAAACGTGCCCGTTTTCTGGCTTTGCTGCCTTACACCGATCAACATAAATAATAAGGAAGAGTTATTATGCAGATTATTTTGTTAGAAAAAGTCGGTGGCCTGGGCAATCTGGGTGATCTGGTTAATGTAAAAAATGGCTATGCCCGTAACTTTTTGATTCCTCAGGGTAAGGCTCAGCGTGCTAATGCTGCCAATCTGGCTGCATTTGAAGAAAAACGTGCTGAATATGAAGCACATCAGGCTGCTGTTCTTGCTGATGCTGAAGCACGTAAACTGAAACTGGATGGTCAGAACATCAGTGTAGCGCAAAAAGCTGGTGTTGATGGTCGTCTGTTTGGTTCTGTAACGACTCATGATATTGCAGAAGCTATTAAAACTGCTATTGGTGTTGAAGTAGTTAAAGCTAATGTGCGTTTGCCTAATGGTCCTTTGAAAGCCATTGGTGAATATGAAATCGAAGTAGCTCTGCACAGTGATGCTGTTGCTGCTATCACAGTAACTGTTGTAGCTGCTGCAGAATAAATATAACTGACACACATCAGGAAAGCGTAAGCTGTTCGGGTTAATCCGGACAGCTTTTTTGTTATTGATGGTAAAATTAGTTTAAACTGTGCATGAAGCATATGCTAGGAACCATAATAATGAAATTAGTCAGGATGATAAGTGCAGCTTTGTTTCTGTCTGCTTGTCAAAGTACCCATCCAATTCAGGAAAAACCACTTCAGCCTACTGCTACAACCAGTGTATCGTCACCAGCTGATAATAAAGTGTTTGCTTTGACGGACAGTGGAATAGATTTACTGAAACGTAATGATGTAAATCGTTTTATTGATTTTGAAGTTAAGCGGGGACAATATAGCAGGGCTCAATTGGAAAATTTTTTCCGGCAGGTAAGCTACCGGCCAAGTATTGTTCGTGGTATGGATAAACCGGGAACATCCTTACCGTGGTATACATTTGTACAGAATAATGCCAATAATGTTCGTATTAATACCGGAAATATCTTCTGGAAAAATAACACCGGAATAATTCAGGCAGTATCAAAACGTTATGGAGTAGCGCCGCAATTGCTGGTGGCGATTGTTGGGATTGAAACCAATTACGGCAATACTATGGGCTCATATCGGGTTGCTGATGCACTGACAACATTGGGCTATCACTATCCACGGCGGGCTGAATATTTTCAGCGTGAGCTATCTGAATTTTTGCAACTGGCTTATGAAGAAAAGCAGGATCCATTAAGCTTTAAGGGCAGCTTTGCCGGGGCAATGGGTATGCCACAGTTCATGCCATCCAGTTTTCGCCAGTTTGCCGTTGACTGGGATGGTGACGGACATCGGGATATCTGGCGTAATTCCGGTGATACACTGGCCTCAGTGGCCAATTATATGAAACAGCATGGCTGGCAGTCCGGAGCGCCGATTGCCGTTCCGGTAAATATGCAGCCAACACCGCGATTACAGCAAATCATTGATGAACCTACTTCGCTTAAATACACCGCAGGTCAGTTGCGTCAGTTAGGCGTAATCATTCCCGTGCAGATTAAAGATCAGGAAAAGGGTATTTTATATCGTCTGGAAAGATCTCCCGGCGAATATGATTACTGGTTTGGTCTGAATAATTTCTACACTATCTGGCAATATAATCATAGCCGGCATTATGTGGCAGCCGTTCGTCAGATTGCGAATAATCTGGCAGATGCCAATGCTAATTTATAAATGAGTATTCATTTGCAATCATCAGCCATCTTGTTATACAGATGGCTTTTATCTTGCTATGGTAAGTAGTGATTGATTAAAATAATTATTAAAAAATTTAAATAAAGATGAAACTAATCTGGTGTAATTCTTACCTACATTAATATTGCAGGATATTCAATTAAACCATAGTCAGATTTATCATTGAAATGAAGATGAATGTCTGATTAATTATTATTAAATTAGTTATAATAGAAGATATTAATATTAATTTATGTGTTCAAATAAGTTTTTATCTTTCATTGCAGATAACTCCGATTTAAAATTTATCTAAGTATGGCTATTCGTGTTTATTAGATAATGAGTAATCTAGTGATTTACCTGCATTTCCTCGATAACACTTTCTATAATCTGATAAGCCAGTTTAGCTGCATCTAATTTTTGATTGATAGAATTTTGATCATCATTATCAGGATTATTCTTATAATTAATTGTAAAAGAGTATAAGTAGGAAACTTTCCAATTATTAGTAAAATCATGAGTTATATAGCATTTTAAATCATAATCAGTCGGGCAATTAATAACAAGAGGTTCCGTTACAGATGGTAACCAACCGGGATTGGGAACGGTTATGACATTATAGTAGTGATCAAAAAACTTAAACATTTGTACTTGATTATCAAATTTTAAATTTTCAATCAATTCAGTGTGATGATTCACTATTTCATAATTTAATTTTTCTTCTTTAGTATAAATATATTTATTATTCAGATCGTCTTGAAATTGTTGCCATGGACTTTTAGTATTCTTATCTTTTTTTATCAGTTCGAATTCAAGCCATTCAAATTTTATTTGTCTGGTTGCCGGATTTTCGCAATAGCTGGCCATTTTTTTTGAAACCGGATGTTGGCATAAAGTATTTAAATCAATATTTATTTTACCAATGGAGTCGATTAAAGTTGGTTGAGAAGCTGAAAATTGCCTGCAAAAATTCTTTTCAGCAATATTAAAAATATAATCTTCTAACTTAGGAGCAAGGCTTCTAATCCAAAATGATGGATATTTGGAGATCGGGTAAATACGTAAGTTAATATCTTCTGATAAAGCCACTAATCGGCCATTTTGTTTGCATTCACTGTCTGGACGGTTTTGCCAGTATTCTATTAACGCCGGAGCAACAAGATAGGCTGGCCAGAAAAAGGTACATAAGAATGGCAAAACAATATAAACAATAACAGAATAAAATTTTTGCTTAATGCCTTGAAAATGAGCCGTGAAGGACTGACAGTAGCGAAGAATAACTGGAAAAAGTGCTCCTGTTATTGAAAATAAAAAAACATAGAAGTCAGCAAATATCAGGCTGAAAACTAACCATCCGGCAATAATAATGGCAAAGCCTATTTTGATAAATTTATAAATTTTTCCATAAACAATTATCAGGGTAGGAAGAAAAACGATGTAGAAAAAAGGCAGTATAAATATCCATACAAAAACATAACTATCAGTGTGATAATAAGGATGATCCATGTACAGGCTCACTAAAAATATCTTTTTAAAATTATATTGACCCTGTTATTAATATAAATTAATTATTTTATTTAAAACAAATAATATTGATATATTGTGTATTTATATCAAATTATTGGTAGGTTAATTTGTAAATATGAACTCTTTTGACAAGGATAAATAAATTTCTGGTAATTTTTTTACTCATCCAGATGCTTAGATTAAGAGTAAAAATATTTAATATTGGAATAATGTGATTGTTAAACGCAGCTGCTCAAGTAATGTTATATATTTCATAAATTAAGATTGATTTATAATTAAGCATACAGACTAAGTGCGTGGTTACATGTATTCAGATAGTTTTTCATGTAGCAAATGACTTTTTATTTCTTTTTGTTTTTATTTTCGCGTAGTTATATTTACTAAGAGCGATTTGTGTAAAATATTTGTACTTTAATTTATTATTGATGATTTAAGCATATTAAATATATATTCTGTAATTTTAACTATTTAAAGTAATAACAACAGATGTTAAAGCAAGTTGAGGTTGTTTCATCTGATTGTTTCACCTGGTTTGTGGCTTTGGTATAACCTTTTATGCTGGTTTTTAGTTACAATAAAGTGCTTGTTTAGATTGCACTGAACAAGATTTATTTTGCCTTTAAGTTTTGCTGTGGCTGGCAGTTGCGGATGGTTATGACTTATCAAGTATTGGCACGAAAATGGCGACCAAAAAAGTTTGCCGATTTAGTAGGACAGGAGCATGTAGTCAGGGCGTTGTTAAATGCGCTTGATAAAGGACGTTTGCATCATGCTTATATGCTTACGGGGACTCGGGGTGTAGGTAAAACCACCATTGCCCGTATTCTGGCCAAAAGCCTGAATTGCCAGCATACTGAACATGGTGAGCCATGTAACCAATGTGATTCTTGTCGCCAGATTGATGCCGGCCGTTTTGTTGATGTGCTGGAAATTGATGCTGCTTCCAATACAGGAATTGATAATATCCGCGAAGTACTCGAAAACGCACAATATGCGCCAACGATGGGGCAGTATAAAGTCTATATCATCGACGAAGTGCACATGTTGTCGAAAAGTGCTTTTAATGCCATGCTCAAAACTTTAGAAGAGCCGCCTGAACATGTGAAATTTATTCTGGCGACGACAGATCCGCAGAAAGTACCGATTACGGTTTTAAGCCGGTGTCTGCAATTTGTCTTGCGCAATCTGAATAGTACTCAGGTACATGATCATCTGGTTTATGTATTACAGCAGGAACAAATTGCTTATGAAGATCCGGCATTATGGCT includes these proteins:
- the priB gene encoding primosomal replication protein N, yielding MLNQICLCAQIKSLDNLRYTPAGLPVLTMWLTHESWQTELQQQYLAKVEIQAKALGDLAENWSYQPGNMVEVSGFLSQKGIYHSRPVLHIQQIREYKG
- the rpsR gene encoding 30S ribosomal protein S18, with product MARQSFKRRKFCRFTAEGIKQVDYKAVDLLKDFITENGKIIPARITGTKAHYQRQLSTAVKRARFLALLPYTDQHK
- the rplI gene encoding 50S ribosomal protein L9, which gives rise to MQIILLEKVGGLGNLGDLVNVKNGYARNFLIPQGKAQRANAANLAAFEEKRAEYEAHQAAVLADAEARKLKLDGQNISVAQKAGVDGRLFGSVTTHDIAEAIKTAIGVEVVKANVRLPNGPLKAIGEYEIEVALHSDAVAAITVTVVAAAE
- the mltB gene encoding lytic murein transglycosylase B, encoding MMKLVRMISAALFLSACQSTHPIQEKPLQPTATTSVSSPADNKVFALTDSGIDLLKRNDVNRFIDFEVKRGQYSRAQLENFFRQVSYRPSIVRGMDKPGTSLPWYTFVQNNANNVRINTGNIFWKNNTGIIQAVSKRYGVAPQLLVAIVGIETNYGNTMGSYRVADALTTLGYHYPRRAEYFQRELSEFLQLAYEEKQDPLSFKGSFAGAMGMPQFMPSSFRQFAVDWDGDGHRDIWRNSGDTLASVANYMKQHGWQSGAPIAVPVNMQPTPRLQQIIDEPTSLKYTAGQLRQLGVIIPVQIKDQEKGILYRLERSPGEYDYWFGLNNFYTIWQYNHSRHYVAAVRQIANNLADANANL